Proteins found in one Exiguobacterium sp. 9-2 genomic segment:
- a CDS encoding glycosyltransferase family 4 protein encodes MAPLKILQVCALDTTAETMLQPLLLALQNAGHDVGIACADTGASVKLAAKGFRMHDIPIERRIDWTSNWRTIREITRILKEDGYDVVHVHTPVAAALGRVAAKRAGTKHIVYTAHGFYFHEKMGRMTYQLTYSVEKWLARLATDYLLLQSEEDYQLAQRKRFKANTRLMHLGNGIDLTRFYPRPREAGAPFTFLFIGRIVEEKGILELLDAFEDVVYRHPEARLVIAGEMMASERDQTTKHLFLRRIREIPNVDYLGFVEDVPGLFQQVDAFVLPSHREGVPRSIIEAMASAKPVIATNIRGCREEVVEGKTGYLIEVRDITKLAKRMNTLVEHPDRANEMGRNGFDRAMKHFNEADVIKRQLDLFSAM; translated from the coding sequence ATGGCGCCTCTAAAAATCCTTCAAGTCTGTGCTCTCGATACGACGGCAGAGACGATGTTGCAGCCGCTCTTACTCGCTTTGCAAAATGCGGGGCACGACGTCGGCATCGCCTGTGCCGACACGGGTGCCTCGGTGAAACTGGCAGCAAAGGGATTCCGGATGCATGACATTCCGATCGAGCGGCGAATCGACTGGACGAGTAACTGGCGGACGATCCGTGAAATCACGCGAATCTTGAAAGAGGATGGTTACGACGTCGTCCATGTCCACACACCAGTCGCCGCTGCCCTTGGACGGGTCGCCGCCAAACGTGCCGGGACGAAGCATATCGTCTATACGGCACACGGTTTTTACTTCCACGAGAAGATGGGGCGGATGACGTATCAGCTAACGTATTCAGTCGAAAAGTGGTTGGCACGTCTCGCGACCGATTATCTGCTCCTTCAAAGCGAGGAAGATTATCAACTCGCCCAGCGCAAACGCTTTAAAGCGAATACCCGGCTGATGCATCTCGGAAATGGAATCGACTTGACCCGCTTCTACCCACGACCACGTGAAGCCGGAGCGCCGTTTACGTTCTTATTCATCGGTCGGATCGTCGAAGAGAAAGGAATTCTCGAACTGCTCGATGCATTCGAGGATGTCGTCTATCGTCACCCGGAAGCCCGTCTCGTCATTGCCGGTGAGATGATGGCAAGCGAGCGCGATCAGACGACGAAACACTTATTCTTACGGCGGATCCGCGAGATTCCAAACGTCGACTACCTTGGATTCGTCGAAGACGTACCGGGTTTGTTCCAACAAGTCGATGCCTTCGTCTTACCGTCGCATCGTGAAGGCGTACCACGATCAATCATCGAAGCGATGGCGAGCGCAAAACCGGTCATCGCGACAAACATCCGCGGCTGTCGTGAGGAAGTCGTCGAGGGGAAGACAGGCTATCTCATCGAAGTCCGCGATATCACGAAGCTTGCCAAACGGATGAACACACTCGTCGAACATCCTGACCGTGCCAACGAGATGGGACGGAACGGATTTGACCGTGCCATGAAACATTTCAACGAAGCCGACGTCATCAAACGACAACTTGATCTCTTTTCAGCTATGTAA
- a CDS encoding nucleotide sugar dehydrogenase, producing MNKAVKHIVDTTAAHTGALPIANRSIAVVGLGYVGLPVAVAFGEKTGVIGFDIKEQRIQELQEGIDATLELSPFTLKNATVDYVSDPSALQASDFIIIAVPTPINAQNQPDLTPLLRASHLVGRQLNRGDIVVYESTVYPGATEEDCIPVLEEASGLCAGVDFFVGYSPERINPGDHEHTFKTIKKIVSAQDEQTLDIVAEVYEAVVEAGVHRASSIKVAEAAKIIENTQRDLNIALMNELAIIFDRMNIDTLEVLEAAGTKWNFLPFRPGLVGGHCIGVDPFYLTMKAESLGYHPEVILAGRRINDTMGRFIATALVKNLIKQNMPVLGARVTILGLSFKENVSDIRNSKVANLVHEIEEFGIDVQVTDRLVEKSEAKREYGIDLLEMSELKPADVVIFAVSHEEYVEGGWNLAQHLLKVGRGIVVDIKGMLPRAEQPEGVHVWRL from the coding sequence ATGAACAAGGCAGTCAAACACATCGTAGATACGACAGCAGCCCATACTGGTGCACTTCCCATTGCCAACCGTTCGATTGCCGTCGTCGGACTCGGCTACGTCGGACTTCCCGTTGCCGTTGCGTTCGGTGAAAAGACGGGCGTGATCGGCTTTGACATCAAGGAACAACGAATCCAAGAACTTCAAGAAGGCATCGACGCGACACTCGAACTGAGTCCCTTCACGTTGAAGAACGCAACCGTCGATTATGTCTCAGATCCATCGGCACTGCAGGCGAGCGACTTCATCATCATCGCCGTTCCGACCCCGATCAATGCACAGAACCAGCCGGACCTGACACCACTCTTACGGGCGTCGCACCTCGTGGGTCGCCAACTCAATAGAGGCGACATCGTCGTCTACGAGTCGACCGTCTACCCTGGAGCTACGGAAGAAGATTGTATCCCGGTTCTTGAAGAAGCGTCCGGCTTATGCGCTGGTGTCGACTTCTTCGTCGGCTACTCACCGGAGCGAATCAACCCGGGTGACCATGAGCACACGTTTAAAACGATTAAAAAAATCGTCTCCGCCCAAGATGAACAGACACTGGATATCGTCGCGGAAGTTTATGAAGCCGTCGTCGAAGCCGGTGTCCACCGTGCCTCATCGATCAAGGTCGCGGAAGCAGCAAAAATCATCGAAAACACACAACGCGACCTCAACATCGCCTTGATGAACGAACTCGCAATCATCTTCGACCGGATGAACATCGATACGCTCGAAGTCCTCGAAGCAGCCGGTACGAAATGGAACTTCCTCCCGTTCCGTCCGGGTCTCGTCGGCGGTCACTGTATCGGTGTCGATCCGTTCTATCTGACGATGAAGGCGGAGTCACTTGGATACCATCCGGAAGTCATCCTTGCCGGTCGCCGGATCAACGATACGATGGGGCGTTTCATCGCAACAGCGCTCGTTAAGAACTTGATCAAACAGAACATGCCGGTGCTCGGCGCCCGGGTCACAATTCTTGGATTATCGTTCAAAGAAAACGTCAGCGACATCCGCAACTCGAAAGTTGCGAACCTCGTTCATGAAATCGAAGAGTTCGGAATCGACGTCCAAGTGACGGACCGACTCGTCGAAAAGAGTGAGGCAAAACGTGAGTACGGGATCGACTTACTCGAGATGAGTGAACTCAAACCAGCCGACGTCGTCATCTTTGCCGTCTCACACGAAGAATACGTTGAAGGTGGTTGGAATCTAGCACAACACTTACTGAAGGTCGGTCGCGGCATCGTCGTCGACATCAAAGGCATGTTGCCACGAGCAGAACAACCGGAGGGGGTCCACGTATGGCGCCTCTAA
- a CDS encoding phenylacetate--CoA ligase family protein, with amino-acid sequence MALKENIYYRSPIFIQNWLTSLYGRKLMQERYGRFYEQKMKELRMKDRTRDYQAEQLDRLNAFLAFAVAHTPYYRQLFHEHDIQLPFTSLEQLKTIPILEKETLRQNNDAFMSRVDAPVRGRTGGTSGKSLQVAFMREDVQERMAHLDYFKELHGFKAGMRRASFTGRTLTAVDQTKPIFWRMNRPLNQLLLSIFHMKEENFPAYIEELNRFQPRALDGTPTAMVEIARYMLKHHIQLDIPLIAIFPTSETVTEEMRSILEEAFGVPVFDQYGSSEGAPIISECRHHKLHLHHETGIIEPYGEDGEVVVTCFTTRGTPLIRYRIGDRMTLSDETCGCGLNGPVIASIDGRGTSYIVSEKRGKVFEGDITTIARELPNSVLRLQVEQHALNHVTLRYIPDAKRFQPKHEQILLNEMRKLLGSDMKIVLEPVEHVKQEPNGKTLIVKQSMK; translated from the coding sequence ATGGCGCTTAAAGAGAATATCTACTATCGCTCTCCAATTTTCATCCAAAATTGGCTGACCTCGTTATACGGTCGGAAGTTGATGCAAGAACGCTACGGTCGCTTCTATGAGCAAAAGATGAAGGAGCTCCGGATGAAGGACCGGACGCGGGATTACCAAGCGGAACAACTCGACCGTCTGAATGCGTTCCTTGCCTTCGCCGTGGCGCATACACCGTATTACAGACAACTCTTTCACGAACATGACATCCAGTTACCGTTTACGTCACTCGAGCAGCTGAAGACGATTCCGATCCTTGAAAAAGAGACGCTTCGCCAAAACAATGATGCGTTCATGTCCCGTGTCGATGCGCCGGTTCGCGGACGGACGGGAGGGACGAGCGGAAAGTCACTCCAGGTCGCCTTCATGCGAGAAGATGTCCAGGAACGGATGGCCCATCTTGATTACTTCAAGGAACTCCACGGTTTCAAGGCCGGAATGCGCCGGGCAAGCTTCACCGGTCGGACGCTGACAGCCGTCGATCAAACGAAACCGATCTTCTGGCGGATGAATCGACCACTCAATCAATTGTTACTCTCGATTTTTCATATGAAAGAAGAGAACTTCCCAGCCTATATTGAAGAGCTGAATCGTTTTCAACCACGCGCACTCGACGGAACACCGACGGCGATGGTCGAAATCGCCCGTTATATGCTGAAGCACCACATTCAACTGGATATCCCGCTGATCGCCATCTTCCCGACATCAGAAACGGTGACGGAGGAGATGCGCTCCATCCTCGAGGAAGCATTCGGTGTCCCGGTCTTTGATCAATACGGTTCCTCGGAAGGAGCACCAATCATCTCGGAGTGCCGCCATCATAAACTGCATCTGCACCACGAAACTGGCATCATCGAACCGTATGGAGAGGACGGAGAAGTCGTCGTCACCTGTTTTACGACACGCGGCACACCGCTGATTCGTTACCGGATCGGTGACCGGATGACACTCAGTGACGAGACATGCGGCTGCGGATTAAATGGTCCCGTCATCGCCTCGATCGATGGTCGGGGAACGAGCTACATCGTCAGCGAGAAGCGTGGCAAAGTCTTCGAAGGAGACATCACGACGATTGCCCGGGAGCTACCGAACTCAGTTCTACGACTCCAAGTCGAACAGCATGCGCTCAATCATGTGACACTCCGCTATATTCCGGATGCGAAACGTTTCCAACCGAAGCACGAACAGATTCTCTTGAACGAGATGCGCAAGTTACTCGGCTCCGACATGAAAATCGTCCTCGAACCAGTCGAACACGTCAAACAAGAGCCAAACGGAAAAACGTTGATCGTCAAACAGTCGATGAAATAG
- a CDS encoding NAD-dependent epimerase produces MPNKTILITGIAGFIGFHAARRFIREGYRVIGLDEVNDYYDPTLKEARLAELGTNYTFYRVSLEETEVVARIFEQESIDLVLHLAAQAGVRYSIDRPDVYMTSNIVGFLSILEACRHHPVEQLIYASSSSVYGSNTKMPFATTDAVDHPLSLYAASKKANELMAHTYSSLYGIKTTGLRFFSVYGPWGRPDMALFKFTEAIAKGEPIDLYNYGEMGRDFTYVDDIIESIYRLFQTEPEVDATFDASNPLPDRSNVPYRVYNIGSHSPIRLSEFVALIERRLGKTAIKNGMPLQPGDVPESFADVSSLFETIGYRPQTTVEAGVHAFIDWYESHYLMKEEIQDGA; encoded by the coding sequence GTGCCGAATAAAACGATCTTAATCACTGGTATCGCAGGCTTCATTGGATTTCATGCCGCACGTCGTTTCATCCGGGAGGGTTACCGAGTCATCGGACTCGATGAAGTGAACGACTATTACGACCCGACGTTAAAAGAAGCCCGGCTCGCTGAACTCGGCACGAATTATACATTTTACCGGGTCTCACTCGAAGAGACGGAAGTCGTCGCGCGAATCTTTGAACAAGAATCAATTGATCTCGTTCTCCACCTGGCAGCGCAGGCAGGCGTACGCTATAGCATCGACCGACCCGATGTCTACATGACATCAAACATCGTCGGTTTTCTCTCGATTTTAGAAGCCTGTCGCCATCATCCCGTCGAGCAGTTGATCTACGCTTCATCGAGTTCCGTCTATGGATCGAATACGAAGATGCCGTTTGCGACGACGGATGCCGTCGATCATCCGCTAAGTCTTTACGCCGCCTCGAAAAAAGCAAACGAATTGATGGCACACACCTATAGCAGCCTTTACGGCATCAAGACGACAGGGCTTCGCTTCTTTAGCGTCTACGGTCCATGGGGGCGCCCGGATATGGCATTGTTCAAGTTCACAGAGGCGATTGCGAAGGGCGAACCAATCGATCTCTACAACTACGGCGAGATGGGACGAGACTTCACCTACGTCGACGATATCATCGAAAGCATCTATCGTCTGTTCCAGACTGAACCGGAAGTCGACGCGACGTTTGACGCGTCAAATCCCTTACCGGATCGTAGCAACGTCCCGTATCGCGTCTACAACATCGGTAGTCATAGCCCGATTCGCTTAAGTGAATTCGTCGCCTTGATTGAACGACGCCTCGGTAAGACGGCGATCAAGAACGGGATGCCGTTACAACCGGGTGACGTCCCGGAAAGTTTCGCCGATGTCTCCTCACTATTTGAGACAATCGGCTACCGACCACAGACGACGGTCGAAGCTGGTGTCCATGCATTCATCGACTGGTACGAGAGCCATTACTTGATGAAGGAGGAAATCCAAGATGGCGCTTAA
- a CDS encoding oligosaccharide flippase family protein produces MKTVRLSRFNLIFIADTAYSLHQWMILTLLIKWSTPLNIGYFNYALAITAPIVMFCWLNASTILTAERAGLTNFWLFIKTRFSLLSAGVFVLLGVYYFFGEANILLLTLLVYLNKYMESFADLGYGFLQGHTAFKEVAISKIFRSLLNVSGAALVLFTTHSIQGFVIALITGNLIMLLVYDLPTIRRVGRGFDNQALDLRYRSGKELFLKAMPLGFVALLIALNANIPRLFVGHAIGTEELGYYASIAYLLVLGSLFIHSLIAVLLPNFSSETGERQSLPELRKLTRSMLLMTNIVGILLILGAIFFGKWGLTIFYNASFVKYHLIFVLMMVASLFFYNSTVIQALLTGFQQFRIQTLSIFGSVVVNLVACSLLIPLYGLYGATIAYTLCAVTQIVLLLPALYRSLYPRNVALVVEQSS; encoded by the coding sequence ATGAAAACGGTTCGGCTGTCTCGCTTCAATCTCATCTTCATTGCAGATACAGCATATTCGTTACATCAATGGATGATTTTGACGCTCCTGATCAAATGGAGTACGCCGCTCAATATCGGCTACTTTAATTACGCCCTTGCCATCACCGCACCAATCGTCATGTTCTGTTGGCTGAATGCCAGTACGATCCTGACGGCAGAACGGGCTGGACTGACGAACTTCTGGCTCTTCATCAAGACCCGTTTTTCGCTCCTCTCGGCAGGTGTGTTCGTCCTCCTTGGTGTCTATTATTTCTTCGGTGAAGCGAACATCTTACTGCTGACGTTACTCGTCTATCTCAATAAATACATGGAGTCGTTCGCTGATCTCGGATACGGCTTCTTACAGGGACACACTGCCTTCAAGGAAGTCGCCATCTCGAAGATTTTTCGCAGTCTCCTGAATGTCTCAGGCGCAGCACTCGTCCTCTTTACGACCCATTCGATCCAGGGATTCGTCATCGCCTTGATCACTGGTAACTTGATCATGTTACTCGTCTACGATCTCCCGACGATTCGCCGGGTCGGTCGTGGTTTTGACAATCAAGCGCTCGACTTACGATATCGATCCGGTAAGGAGTTGTTCCTTAAAGCGATGCCACTCGGGTTCGTCGCTCTACTGATCGCCTTGAACGCAAACATCCCACGATTATTCGTTGGACATGCGATCGGAACGGAAGAACTCGGATATTATGCAAGCATTGCCTATCTACTCGTACTCGGTAGTCTGTTCATCCACTCCTTGATTGCTGTCTTATTGCCGAACTTCTCGTCAGAGACTGGTGAACGCCAAAGTTTACCGGAACTGCGCAAGCTGACACGGTCGATGTTACTGATGACGAACATTGTCGGGATCCTCCTGATTCTTGGAGCAATCTTCTTCGGAAAGTGGGGTTTGACGATTTTCTACAATGCGTCGTTCGTCAAATATCATCTGATTTTCGTCTTGATGATGGTCGCGTCGTTGTTCTTCTATAATTCGACCGTCATTCAAGCACTACTGACCGGCTTCCAGCAGTTTCGAATCCAGACACTCTCGATCTTCGGCAGTGTCGTCGTCAATCTCGTCGCTTGTAGCCTCTTGATTCCGTTGTACGGACTATACGGAGCGACGATTGCATACACACTTTGCGCAGTCACTCAGATCGTCCTACTGTTACCCGCGCTCTATCGCTCCTTGTATCCACGAAACGTCGCCCTCGTTGTCGAACAAAGCAGTTAA
- a CDS encoding polysaccharide biosynthesis protein codes for MQHSPLTPYRRQLKIGLLRLIDAGVIALATVVTFYFFNPLHLTVNFELQDALEIALIQWIALTFVAHWMRFYQIIWRYASLRDLAVLLVVVLASSFVLLGLEYALFDFAVERAIFLQTGLVLNGILFVRLLIRGRSLRLVPEHKTLGKRTLIIGAGASGQMITKELKQKKSHILNVVGLLDDSLELRGMRIHGVPVIGAIEQLECIIEEQKIEAVVLAIPSLSYPRRIELLNRIKQTQVEAHTLPMLVELASGKVSIQQIREVSIADLLGREPVELDITEIERSVHGATVLVTGAGGSIGSEICRQLIRFRPERLVLLGHGENSIYLIRRELECLSQDIQFESVIADVQDSDRMLEVMRRFEPDLVYHAAAHKHVPLMEDNPSEAVKNNIYGTRNVARAAEAAGVKRFVMISTDKAVNPTSVMGATKRIAEMVIQQMARNSETTFAVVRFGNVLGSRGSVIPLFKEQIAKGGPITITDPRMTRYFMTIPEASRLVIQASVLAKGGEVFVLDMGEPVHITTLAKNLIHLSGFTEEQIPIVYSGIRKGEKLYEELLARDEVHDELVFDKILVGKTRPFGSVDPYLREIAQALDRDDTLRQYLLEATNETDADPVAPTMRIARK; via the coding sequence ATGCAGCATTCCCCGCTTACCCCGTATCGTCGGCAGTTGAAGATTGGACTCCTTCGCCTGATCGACGCCGGAGTCATCGCACTCGCAACCGTAGTAACGTTCTACTTCTTTAATCCGCTCCATCTCACCGTCAATTTCGAGTTACAGGATGCGCTCGAAATCGCACTCATCCAGTGGATTGCCCTCACCTTCGTCGCTCATTGGATGCGTTTCTATCAAATCATCTGGCGCTACGCGAGTTTACGTGATCTCGCCGTTCTCCTCGTCGTCGTCCTTGCCAGCAGTTTCGTTTTACTTGGTCTTGAATATGCGTTGTTCGACTTTGCGGTCGAACGGGCGATCTTCTTGCAGACAGGACTTGTCTTGAACGGTATCTTATTCGTCCGGTTGTTGATTCGTGGCCGTAGTCTCAGACTCGTTCCGGAGCATAAGACGCTCGGCAAACGGACGCTAATCATCGGTGCCGGAGCTTCCGGACAGATGATCACGAAAGAACTGAAACAAAAGAAATCGCATATCTTAAACGTCGTCGGATTACTCGATGACTCGCTTGAACTACGCGGGATGCGAATTCACGGTGTTCCTGTCATCGGAGCGATCGAGCAACTTGAATGCATCATCGAGGAACAAAAGATTGAAGCGGTCGTCCTCGCGATCCCGTCCTTATCGTATCCGCGACGAATCGAACTGTTGAATCGAATTAAACAGACGCAAGTCGAGGCGCATACGTTACCGATGCTCGTCGAACTCGCTTCCGGTAAGGTGTCGATTCAACAAATCCGTGAAGTCTCAATCGCTGATTTACTCGGACGGGAACCAGTCGAGCTTGATATCACGGAAATCGAACGAAGCGTGCATGGAGCGACGGTCCTCGTCACCGGTGCCGGTGGATCAATCGGTTCCGAGATTTGCCGGCAACTGATTCGTTTTCGTCCTGAACGACTTGTTCTTCTTGGACACGGTGAAAACAGTATCTACCTGATTCGCCGGGAACTCGAGTGTCTCAGCCAGGACATCCAGTTCGAATCCGTCATCGCCGATGTACAGGACAGTGACCGGATGCTTGAAGTCATGCGACGCTTCGAACCGGACCTCGTCTATCATGCGGCAGCCCATAAGCACGTCCCGCTGATGGAGGATAATCCGAGCGAAGCCGTCAAGAATAATATCTACGGAACACGTAACGTCGCCCGAGCAGCAGAAGCGGCTGGAGTCAAACGCTTCGTCATGATCTCGACCGATAAGGCAGTCAACCCGACGAGCGTGATGGGCGCGACGAAACGAATCGCTGAGATGGTCATCCAGCAGATGGCAAGAAATAGCGAAACGACGTTCGCCGTCGTCCGGTTCGGCAACGTCCTCGGTAGCCGCGGTTCCGTCATCCCACTTTTCAAGGAACAAATCGCGAAAGGCGGGCCGATCACGATCACCGATCCTCGGATGACACGTTACTTCATGACGATTCCGGAAGCGAGTCGTCTCGTCATTCAAGCGAGTGTCCTCGCAAAAGGAGGCGAAGTGTTCGTCCTTGATATGGGTGAACCGGTCCACATTACGACACTTGCGAAAAACTTGATTCACTTGAGTGGATTTACAGAAGAACAGATCCCGATCGTCTACAGCGGGATTCGAAAAGGGGAGAAACTCTACGAGGAACTGCTCGCTCGTGATGAGGTGCATGACGAACTCGTCTTCGATAAGATCCTCGTCGGAAAAACACGCCCCTTCGGCTCCGTCGATCCGTACTTGCGTGAGATCGCCCAAGCGCTCGATCGGGACGATACACTTCGCCAGTATTTATTAGAAGCGACGAACGAGACCGATGCCGATCCAGTCGCACCAACGATGCGGATCGCTCGTAAATAG
- a CDS encoding YveK family protein, with protein MHQRKTFGDHLTTLRRGWWLLALFTMLFAGAGYALSTYVIPKTYEATAYILVVPQANAEATSTPTLVSTYQDILRSPEVVDQVAQKMNVTDKRLFDLTDRLTVSSNLDSQVIALSITDRSAEQAAIQANTMTEVFQDYLPQLINTSKTEVFSSARIPTKPVSPNILMNTGIGGVLGLMLGLLIVYSRSLSKKEVTREATDSYPKVIPRTHS; from the coding sequence ATGCATCAAAGAAAAACCTTTGGAGATCATCTGACGACACTCCGACGCGGCTGGTGGCTACTGGCACTCTTCACGATGCTCTTCGCAGGTGCCGGATATGCACTCAGCACGTATGTCATTCCGAAGACATATGAAGCGACGGCCTACATCCTCGTCGTTCCTCAAGCAAACGCAGAGGCGACATCGACGCCGACACTCGTCAGTACCTATCAAGATATCTTGCGAAGCCCAGAGGTCGTCGATCAGGTCGCCCAAAAGATGAACGTCACCGACAAGCGATTATTCGATTTGACGGATCGTCTGACGGTCTCGAGCAATCTCGATTCGCAAGTCATCGCCTTATCCATCACGGATCGTTCAGCGGAGCAGGCAGCCATTCAGGCAAATACGATGACGGAAGTCTTCCAGGATTATCTCCCGCAACTGATTAACACGAGTAAGACGGAAGTCTTCTCCAGTGCACGAATTCCAACGAAGCCCGTATCCCCGAACATTTTGATGAATACGGGAATCGGTGGTGTCCTTGGTTTAATGCTCGGACTCCTGATCGTCTATTCGCGCTCGTTAAGCAAAAAAGAAGTGACACGTGAAGCGACCGACAGTTATCCGAAAGTCATTCCCCGGACGCACTCATGA
- a CDS encoding O-antigen ligase family protein: MLKSVNIPTSFALSILVIWIMLDAWIRPLSFTDEVLPKQWSLWLLPAYIVLFSVCWFILRPFYRVNRTTGHQIGFIFLIYLTFHIVFFFFNANTDRVLASLYLISTWLFVGIVSSLSRTSIDQWHRLLYYFLYGQAVFLASYALIVSFGTEYVPVENLQWLRIGPLSFPQLYVGEQGSFLRLAGLMNNPNTFAAWLVPGGLLAWVYLLRQFPRWQSLLHAVFLLLIVIALLRSGSQTGIYSFVLLALLTSIRMVPGTRRRMQVAACYVTGSLILCAVFAFQGLLPRLLSLNGRFTLWQAGWHASADALWFGHGIGSAPRGLQEQLGERILYTFHSTPITFLYEFGLIGCLLYGAVFLYLFYRLLRIQTTDLAFLALLLASWLGLLQFTESVLVRPSGFYFIWLSLLAYASLRRLPPHDSTHT; this comes from the coding sequence ATGTTAAAATCAGTCAATATACCCACATCGTTTGCCTTATCCATCCTAGTCATTTGGATCATGCTCGATGCTTGGATTCGTCCTCTATCCTTTACGGACGAAGTGTTACCTAAACAGTGGTCACTTTGGTTGCTTCCTGCCTACATCGTTCTGTTCAGCGTCTGTTGGTTCATCTTACGACCGTTCTATCGCGTCAATCGCACAACTGGACATCAAATCGGATTTATTTTTCTGATTTATCTGACATTTCATATCGTATTTTTCTTTTTTAACGCGAATACGGATCGTGTCCTTGCTTCGCTTTACCTCATTTCGACTTGGCTTTTCGTCGGCATCGTCTCTTCGCTCTCACGTACATCGATCGATCAATGGCATCGTCTTCTGTATTACTTCCTTTACGGACAAGCCGTCTTTCTCGCTTCCTACGCACTCATCGTCTCGTTTGGCACAGAGTATGTTCCGGTCGAAAACCTACAATGGCTTCGAATCGGTCCTTTGTCGTTTCCTCAGCTGTATGTCGGAGAGCAAGGTTCATTCCTTCGCCTTGCTGGACTGATGAACAATCCGAATACGTTCGCAGCGTGGCTCGTTCCGGGAGGACTGCTTGCTTGGGTCTATCTACTGCGACAGTTTCCACGTTGGCAAAGTCTTCTGCACGCTGTTTTCTTACTCCTGATCGTCATTGCTTTGCTAAGGAGCGGTTCGCAGACAGGAATCTACTCCTTCGTCCTCCTGGCACTCTTGACGAGTATTCGAATGGTTCCGGGAACGAGACGCCGGATGCAGGTAGCTGCCTGTTATGTGACAGGAAGCCTGATCTTATGTGCCGTCTTCGCATTTCAAGGTCTGCTTCCCCGTCTGCTCAGTCTTAACGGACGATTTACGCTTTGGCAAGCAGGATGGCACGCTTCCGCTGACGCGCTCTGGTTCGGTCACGGGATTGGAAGTGCCCCGCGTGGACTGCAGGAACAACTCGGGGAACGGATTCTTTATACATTTCACAGCACACCGATCACGTTTCTCTACGAATTCGGTCTCATTGGTTGTCTGCTGTACGGTGCAGTCTTTCTGTATCTGTTTTATCGACTGCTTCGCATTCAGACGACGGATCTCGCTTTCCTCGCGCTCTTGCTAGCCAGCTGGCTCGGGTTACTCCAATTCACGGAAAGTGTTCTCGTCAGACCGAGTGGATTTTATTTCATTTGGCTCAGCCTTCTTGCTTATGCGTCGCTTCGTCGACTTCCACCTCACGACAGTACCCACACCTAG
- a CDS encoding homing endonuclease associated repeat-containing protein: MKKWTEQQVIDSLIEASIEYPSLDAKTYARWSVGKDIPSITTIINVFGSWREALQAAGLSSIRPYFSDEEILTFIKEASTRLHPFHSNSYREWAKAKHGPSLTLINLRFGSWSRALEEAQIEMTRSISMTEERIITALLEASDVLSRLTTQTYAIWAQENGHPTVATIARKYGSWADALACLDIAPPRRKWVEEDVLEALRQAQEELPSLSIIHYRKWAEGRSVPSTSTINALFGSWTSAVQCLKRARVSLS, from the coding sequence ATGAAGAAATGGACAGAACAACAAGTCATCGATAGCCTGATCGAAGCTAGTATCGAATATCCCTCTCTCGACGCAAAGACATATGCGCGCTGGTCGGTCGGAAAAGACATTCCATCGATCACGACGATCATCAATGTATTCGGCTCTTGGCGTGAAGCACTCCAAGCTGCTGGTCTCTCATCAATTCGTCCGTATTTTTCAGATGAAGAGATTCTTACTTTCATCAAGGAAGCATCGACACGTTTACATCCCTTCCATAGTAATAGCTACCGGGAGTGGGCAAAAGCCAAACACGGACCATCCTTGACGCTGATCAACTTACGTTTCGGTTCTTGGTCACGTGCGCTTGAAGAAGCACAGATCGAGATGACACGCTCCATCTCGATGACGGAAGAACGGATCATCACTGCTTTACTTGAAGCTTCCGATGTCCTTTCGCGTCTGACAACACAGACGTATGCGATTTGGGCACAGGAAAATGGACATCCGACAGTCGCGACGATTGCCCGTAAATATGGTTCGTGGGCAGATGCTCTCGCTTGCCTTGACATCGCTCCACCTCGCCGGAAATGGGTCGAAGAAGACGTCCTTGAAGCACTGCGGCAGGCACAAGAAGAATTACCTTCTCTCAGCATCATCCATTACCGAAAATGGGCAGAAGGTCGCTCGGTTCCGAGCACCTCGACGATCAACGCCCTCTTCGGCAGCTGGACCTCCGCCGTGCAATGCCTCAAGCGTGCACGCGTTTCTCTTTCCTAA